The Streptomyces lienomycini sequence CGGGAGCCGCAGACGCCGCGCGCCGCGAGGAGCACCGTGCCGCACACTCCTGACGAGCCCGTGCCCGAGCCCCTACCCGAGCCCGCCCCGGCGCCCGCGCCTGTGCCCACGCCCGCGCCCCTCCGCGCCCCCACCCCCGTCCCCGCTCCCGTCCGGATGTCCGGCAGGTTCCGGGCGTCCCGGCCGCGCGGCCGCCGCCTGGCCGCCCACGCCCTGGTCGCGGCCTGGCTGCTCCTGGCCGTGGTGGCCGCCGCCGTCCAGCACGACCTGCCGGTGGCGCGCTGGCTGGCCGTCCACCTCCTCCTGCTGGGCGCCGCCACCACCGCGATCGTCGTCTGGAGCGAGCACTTCGCCGTCGCCCTGCTGCACGCCCGTCCCCCCGGAGGGCGGGGCAGCGCCGTACGCCTGGCCGGTGTCAACATCGCCGCCGCCGGGATCCTGACCGGGGTGTGGGCGGACCGGCCCCTGCTGACCGGCGCCGCGTGCGTACTGCTCGTCACGGCGATCGGAGCGCACCTGGTCACCCTGGTCGCGCTGGGACGGGGCGCCCTCGGCGGACGGCTCGCCCCTGTCGTCGGCTTCTACCGCGCGGCCGCCCCGGCACTGACCGCGGGCGCGGTACTGGGCCTGCTGCTCGTCGACGGCGCGGCGGGACCCCAGTGGTACACCGGGCTGCGGCTGGCCCACGTGCACGTCACCCTGCTCGGCTGGATCGCACTGCCCGTGCTGGGCACGCTGTTCATGCTCTGGCCCACCGTGCTCGGCGTACGCATGCCCGAGCACACCACCCGCGCGGCCCGCAGGGTGCTGGCGCTGACCGGGTCGGGCCTGCTCGTCGCGGTCGCGGCACTGGTGGCGGGCCTGCGGCCGGCCGCCGTCGCCGGCGTCGCCGTGTACGGCGCCGGGGTGGCCGTCGCCGTCGCGCTGTTCGCCCGGACGGTACGGGCCCGGCCACCGGTCTCGTCGGCGGCCGCGTGGATGCTCGCCGCCGCCCTGGGCTGGCTCTGCGCCGCCGTCGCGGCCGACCTCGTCCTGCTCGCCGTACGGCCGCTCGACGAGGTGAGGGACGACGTGGCGGCCCTGACGCCGGTGCTGCTCGTCGGGTTCGTGGCCCAGGTCCTCATCGGTGCGCTGACGTACCTGCTGCCGGTCGTGCTGGCCACCGGGCCCGCCGAACGCGGCACACTGCGCGCCCGGTTGGAGTCGGGCCGGCTGTGGCGGCCGGTGCTGCTCAACTCGGGAGTGGCGGTGTGGGCCCTCCCGCTGCCCGCCCCGCTGCGCCTGGCGGGCGCGATCGCGGTCGCCGCCGCGGGCATCGCCTTCCTCGCCGTCCTCGTACCGGTACTCGTCCACGCGGGCCGCGCCGAACACCGGGCCCGGGACACGGAACACCGGGAACGGGCGGCCGCGCGCCGGCCTGTTCTGTGGGGCACCGCGGCGGGGACGGCCCTCGTGCTGCTGGGCGTCCTCGCGGCCAACAGCGGGGGAGGACCGGGCCCGCAGGACACCGCCGCCGGGGACGGCCCGGCGGGCACCGCCGTCACCCGCACCGTCGCAGTGACCCTGGAGGACATGAACGTCAGCCCCGCCCGGATCGAGGTCGCCGCGGGCACCGCCCTGCGGCTGGAGGTGACCAACACCGACAGCCGGCGCCACGACCTGAAGGTGGACGGCGGCCCGGCCACGCCCATGCTCGGCACCGGGCAGAGCCACACCCTCGACGTCGGCAGGATCAGCGAGGACCGCACGGCCTACTGCACCCTGCCGGGGCACAGGGCCGCCGGAATGACCCTGGACATCGACGTCGGCGAGCGCACCGGCGCGGAACACGGCGACGAGACCACCGTGGAGGCCGACGCGCACGACGGCCACATCGCGGGCTCGGCGGGCGGCCTCGACCTGTCCGCCGGATTCTCCGCGGACTGGCGTCCCCGCACCGCCGACCTGGCCCCGGCCCCCGGCGGCACGGTCCACCGGGCCGAACTGCGCGCGGGGCGCACCCGGGTGGAGGTGGCGCCCGGTGTCACCCAGGAGATGTGGACCTTCGGCGGCAGCGCGCCCGGCCCCACCCTGCGCGGCAGGGTCGGCGACGTCTTCGACATCACCCTCGTCAACGACGACACCATGGGCCACGGCATCGACTTCCACGCCGGCTCCCTCGCGCCCGACCGAGCCATGCGCACCCTCGAACCCGGCGAACGCCTGCGGTACCGCTTCCGTGCCGAGCGGGCCGGGGCCTGGCTCTACCACTGCAGCACCGCGCCGATGCTCCAGCACATGGCCAACGGCATGTACGGCGCGGTCGTCGTGGACCCGCCCGGCCTGGCGCGGGTCGACCACGAGTACGTCCTGGTCTCCTCCGAGCTGTACCTCGGCACGCCCGGCAGCGCGGCACAGGTAGCCAAGCTGCGCCGGCACGAACCGGACGCCTGGGTGTTCAACGGCATCGCCGGCCAGTACACCGAGCGGCCCCTGCGCGTCCGGGCCGGCGACCGGGCCCGGTTCTGGGTGATCGCCGCCGGGCCCGGCGACACAGTCGCCTTCCACATCGTCGGCACCGTCTTCGACACCGTGTACAAGGAGGGCGTCCGGTTGCTGAAGCCCGGCGACCCGGGCGGCGCCCAGGTGCTCGACCTGGCCCCGGCGCAGGGCGGTTACGTCGAGACCGTGTTCCCCGAGGCGGGGCACTACTCCTTCCTCGACCACGACATGCGGCACGCCGAGGCCGGAGCCCTGGGCACGATCGAGGTGAGCGAGTAGTGGACCTCGTCGGCTGGTGGTCCGTGGTGCGGTTCGTGCACGTCGCCGGAGCCGCCCTGTGGGTCGGCGGCCAGCTGGCCCTGACGCTCGTCGTCCTGCCGCTGGCCCGCCACCTGCTCGCACCGGAGGCCAAGGACCGCTTCGGCGCACAGGTCGGCCGCCGCTTCGGACTGCTCACCGGGGCGATGTTCCTGCCCGCCCAGGTGGGCACCGGCTGGGCCATCGCCTGGCACAAGGGAGTCACCTGGGCCTCCCTCGCGGAGCCCGGCTACGGGCGTGTCCTGGCGGCCAAACTGTGCCTGTTCGCCCTGGTGATGCTGGCCGCGGCCGGGCACGGCGTCGCCCACGCCAAGGGCCGCGCCGCACTGGCCCGCGCGTTGGCCGTGGTCTCCCTCGTCGCCTCGCTCGGAGTCGTCCTGCTGGCCACCGCCCTGCCCGCGACCTGAGCCGGCACCGGAACGCGCCGCGCGGCCCCGGTGCGGGGCCACCCGGCCCGCCACCGAGGGGCCGTTCAACCCTCCCCCCGGACAGGACGACGACGCAGGCTTGAGGCGAACAGGCAGAGCTTTCGCGAAGGAGCCGCCATGCAGACCCGGGAAGTCGACGCCACCGCCGTCCAGACGCTGCTCGCCGCGGCCGTGGCGGCGCCGTCCGTGCACAACACCCAGCCCTGGCGGTTCGGCCTGCGGGCGGACAGCCGGACCGTCGAGGTACGCGCCGACCACGCACGGTGGCTGACGGCAGCCGACCCCGAACGGCGCGCACAGCACCTGTCGGTGGGCGCGGCCGTCCTCAACCTCCGGGTGGCCGCCGACCACCTGGGCTGGACCCCGGTCGTCGAACTGCTCCCGCCCGCCGGCGACCCGAGCCTGCTGGCCACCGTACGGCTGTCCGGGCCGCCGCGGACCGGCGAGCCGCGGCCCCTCGCCGACCTGTACGAAGCCGTCGAGCGCCGCCACACCAGCCGGATGCCCTTCACCGGCCGCCCGGTGCCCGATCCCGTCGTGGCGGACATGACCGGCGCGGCCCGCGCCGAGGGGGCCTACCTGGAAGTCCCCGACATCGTCGCCGGCCGCCGGCTGCTGCGGCTGACCGCGGCCGCCGAGGCCCGCAACGCCGCCAGCGCCGAGCGCACCGCGGAGACCCGTGCCTGGCTCACCGCACCCGGAACCGGCACCCCCTTCGGCATCCCCGCGACCGCCCTGGGCCCCCGGGACAGCTCCGGGCACGTACCGATGCGGGACTTCGCCGCCCCACTGCCCACGCTGGGCCGGCCGACCCTGCGGTTCGAACGCCACGTCCAGGTGGGCCTGTTGTGGACCTCTCACGACCGGCGGCAGGACTGGCTGCGCGCCGGTCAGGCCCTGCAACGCGTGCTGCTCACCGCGACCGCGCACGGGGTGCGCACCTCGATGCTGCACCAGGCGATGGAGTGGCCCGATCTGCGGGCGGCGATGAGCGGCCCCCGGCGGCGCCACTGCCCGCACCTGCTGATCCGGTTCGGCTACGGGCCGGAGGGCGGCCGCACCCCGCGCGCCGCCGGGACCCCCGGCCCTCTTCCCGGGGACCCTCCGGCCGGTGCCCGGGACCCCCGGCCCATCCCGCCGGGACGCCGGCCGACGCGAAAGTGATCAAGAGAGTCCGGCGCACGGCCGACAGGGCCCGCGGACGCCCGCGTCGAGACGCGCCGGTCACATGACCGATCACCGTGACGGAAGAGGACGGACACCATGGTCCACCAGTTGAGCGAGCAGCGGGACACTCCACCGCCGGCCCCCGCGGGCGCGTCCGTGCCCGGCCGGGCCTGGCTGATGCTGGCTCTGGCCACGGCCGGCTTCGCCGTGAACTTCTGGGCGTGGGCGCTGCTGAGCCCGCTCGGCCCCCGCTTCAAGGACAGTCTGGGACTGACCTCGTTCGAGCAGTCGCTGCTGGTGGCGGTGCCCGTGGTGGTCGGCTCCCTCGGCCGGATCCCGGTCGGCGCGCTCACGGACCGCTTCGGCGGGCGGGTCATGTTCCCGCTCGTGTCGGCGGCCACCGTCGTGCCGGTGCTCTACCTCGGCCTGGCCGGGCACTCCTCGCTGACCGCGCTGCTGGCGGGCGGGTTCCTCCTCGGCGTCGGCGGCACGTCGTTCGCGGTCGGCGTGCCCCTCGTCAACGCCTGGTTCCCGCCCGAGCGCCGCGGCCTGGCCATCGGCGTCTTCGGCATGGGCATGGGCGGTACGGCGATCAGCGCCCTGACCACGGTGAGGCTCGTGGACGCGCACGGCATGGCCACCCCGTTCCTCATCACGGCGGCGGTCCTGGCGGCCTACGCGGTCCTGGCGGCACTCCTGCTCAGGGACGCCCCCGGGCACGCCGTGCCCACCGAGCCGCTCGCCCGCAGGCTGGGCGCGACCCTGCGCCTCGGCACGACCTGGCAGGCGTCCGCGCTGTACGCGGTGGCCTTCGGCGGCTACGTCGCCTTCTCCGTCTACCTGCCCACCTACCTCAAGACCGGCTACGGGCTCACCCAGGCCGACGCCGCGAACCGCATGGCGGGGTTCGTCCTGCTCGCGGTCGCGATGCGCCCCGTCGGCGGCTGGCTGTCCGACCGCGTCGGACCGGTCCGGGTGGTCACCGGCACGCTCGTGGTGGTGCTGGCGGCGGCGCTCGTCCAGTCCTCGGCACCGGCCCTGACACCGGTCGGCACCGCCGCGTTCCTGTCGCTGGCCGGGGCACTCGGCGCGGGCAGCGGCGCGGTGTTCGCCCTGGTGGCCCTGCTCGCCCCCGCGAACAGACTCGGGTCGGTCACCGGCGTGGTGGGCGCCGCCGGCGGCCTCGGCGGATTCGTGCCACCCCTGGTGATGG is a genomic window containing:
- a CDS encoding Acg family FMN-binding oxidoreductase; the protein is MQTREVDATAVQTLLAAAVAAPSVHNTQPWRFGLRADSRTVEVRADHARWLTAADPERRAQHLSVGAAVLNLRVAADHLGWTPVVELLPPAGDPSLLATVRLSGPPRTGEPRPLADLYEAVERRHTSRMPFTGRPVPDPVVADMTGAARAEGAYLEVPDIVAGRRLLRLTAAAEARNAASAERTAETRAWLTAPGTGTPFGIPATALGPRDSSGHVPMRDFAAPLPTLGRPTLRFERHVQVGLLWTSHDRRQDWLRAGQALQRVLLTATAHGVRTSMLHQAMEWPDLRAAMSGPRRRHCPHLLIRFGYGPEGGRTPRAAGTPGPLPGDPPAGARDPRPIPPGRRPTRK
- a CDS encoding MFS transporter — protein: MVHQLSEQRDTPPPAPAGASVPGRAWLMLALATAGFAVNFWAWALLSPLGPRFKDSLGLTSFEQSLLVAVPVVVGSLGRIPVGALTDRFGGRVMFPLVSAATVVPVLYLGLAGHSSLTALLAGGFLLGVGGTSFAVGVPLVNAWFPPERRGLAIGVFGMGMGGTAISALTTVRLVDAHGMATPFLITAAVLAAYAVLAALLLRDAPGHAVPTEPLARRLGATLRLGTTWQASALYAVAFGGYVAFSVYLPTYLKTGYGLTQADAANRMAGFVLLAVAMRPVGGWLSDRVGPVRVVTGTLVVVLAAALVQSSAPALTPVGTAAFLSLAGALGAGSGAVFALVALLAPANRLGSVTGVVGAAGGLGGFVPPLVMGSLYGTYGSYALGLVLLGAVAAAALAYTATSLRRTVTDEPTAAPAD
- a CDS encoding multicopper oxidase domain-containing protein, encoding MSGRFRASRPRGRRLAAHALVAAWLLLAVVAAAVQHDLPVARWLAVHLLLLGAATTAIVVWSEHFAVALLHARPPGGRGSAVRLAGVNIAAAGILTGVWADRPLLTGAACVLLVTAIGAHLVTLVALGRGALGGRLAPVVGFYRAAAPALTAGAVLGLLLVDGAAGPQWYTGLRLAHVHVTLLGWIALPVLGTLFMLWPTVLGVRMPEHTTRAARRVLALTGSGLLVAVAALVAGLRPAAVAGVAVYGAGVAVAVALFARTVRARPPVSSAAAWMLAAALGWLCAAVAADLVLLAVRPLDEVRDDVAALTPVLLVGFVAQVLIGALTYLLPVVLATGPAERGTLRARLESGRLWRPVLLNSGVAVWALPLPAPLRLAGAIAVAAAGIAFLAVLVPVLVHAGRAEHRARDTEHRERAAARRPVLWGTAAGTALVLLGVLAANSGGGPGPQDTAAGDGPAGTAVTRTVAVTLEDMNVSPARIEVAAGTALRLEVTNTDSRRHDLKVDGGPATPMLGTGQSHTLDVGRISEDRTAYCTLPGHRAAGMTLDIDVGERTGAEHGDETTVEADAHDGHIAGSAGGLDLSAGFSADWRPRTADLAPAPGGTVHRAELRAGRTRVEVAPGVTQEMWTFGGSAPGPTLRGRVGDVFDITLVNDDTMGHGIDFHAGSLAPDRAMRTLEPGERLRYRFRAERAGAWLYHCSTAPMLQHMANGMYGAVVVDPPGLARVDHEYVLVSSELYLGTPGSAAQVAKLRRHEPDAWVFNGIAGQYTERPLRVRAGDRARFWVIAAGPGDTVAFHIVGTVFDTVYKEGVRLLKPGDPGGAQVLDLAPAQGGYVETVFPEAGHYSFLDHDMRHAEAGALGTIEVSE